One bacterium DNA segment encodes these proteins:
- a CDS encoding RIO1 family regulatory kinase/ATPase gives MDWKLVKRGNLHPVGNVHTGKKAEANIWLTRINDQLVVVKDYHSKRFLFKLLFGRWLIRREFEIYKKLQGIKGIPKVYQLLDKDAFILEYIEGEDCYHFKGGDLNEEVYVRLRDLIDEIHCRGVVHCDLKKRSNIVIRADWQPYLVDFATAFTQGSRFNFIQRWFYKQFYQDDLKAIAKLKKRLSPHLLTQEEETNLSTRLFLENEVRFIRKYVRQWIKKLASH, from the coding sequence ATGGATTGGAAATTGGTAAAAAGGGGAAATTTACATCCTGTCGGCAATGTCCATACGGGTAAAAAAGCAGAGGCAAATATTTGGTTAACCAGGATAAATGACCAATTAGTTGTGGTAAAAGATTATCATTCAAAGAGATTTTTGTTTAAATTACTCTTTGGGCGATGGCTTATTCGTCGGGAATTTGAGATATATAAGAAATTACAGGGGATAAAAGGTATTCCGAAAGTCTATCAGTTATTAGATAAAGATGCCTTCATTTTAGAATATATTGAAGGGGAAGATTGCTATCATTTTAAGGGGGGAGATTTGAATGAAGAAGTTTATGTGAGACTCAGGGACTTAATAGATGAAATACATTGTCGTGGTGTAGTTCATTGTGATTTAAAGAAAAGGAGCAACATCGTTATTCGGGCTGATTGGCAACCATATCTGGTGGATTTTGCCACGGCTTTTACTCAAGGCAGCAGATTTAATTTTATTCAAAGGTGGTTTTATAAACAGTTTTATCAGGATGACTTAAAGGCGATTGCCAAGTTAAAAAAGAGGTTATCTCCACACCTCTTAACCCAGGAAGAAGAGACTAATTTATCTACACGGCTATTTTTAGAAAATGAGGTTCGGTTTATCCGAAAATATGTTCGGCAATGGATAAAGAAATTAGCTTCACACTAA
- a CDS encoding PorV/PorQ family protein has product MMKRFKLLILCICIIQSTVVYGETKKPGATAANFLKLGIGARPAAMGEAFCSIADDINAAYWNPAGLARVKEFQLTAIHKNWFEGINGGYLGYLQPMDKGALGVSIIYLDEGKIQEIKKDKTVVGTFKAEDAGVAVSFAQALKENLSLGANLKYIQQKIADVSAMGVAGDIGLIYKPTKFLNWGFVVQNIGTKIKFVNDGFPLPLNFKTGLSYQNKGLTLALDVNKAIDNDPLICLGVESKIGNILALRMGYRWFTKDQKLDLYKSAPVGITGGFGLGLGNTYFLDYAYVPYGDLGDTHCIAFVMKLIPMEIPEEVITPPVPAPVVIPEEKPEVKEGKPAPIPEIVPEIKPEVKPKEIIPEKPKEIVPVKPPELLPEVKLPGKTPPEPVIPKKQVIVLMDEVDIWSGPGATYDKITTVHKGTKLMLIDDSKWYYKVLLPDGTIGWVCYVFVSK; this is encoded by the coding sequence ATGATGAAAAGGTTTAAATTATTAATTTTATGTATTTGCATTATTCAGTCAACAGTGGTTTATGGCGAGACTAAGAAACCAGGGGCAACCGCGGCTAATTTCTTAAAATTGGGTATTGGAGCGCGGCCAGCGGCAATGGGTGAGGCATTTTGTTCAATAGCCGATGACATTAATGCCGCTTACTGGAATCCAGCCGGCTTAGCCCGGGTAAAAGAATTTCAACTTACTGCTATCCATAAAAACTGGTTTGAAGGGATTAATGGTGGTTATTTAGGATATTTGCAACCGATGGATAAAGGGGCATTAGGTGTTTCGATAATTTACCTGGACGAAGGGAAGATACAGGAAATTAAAAAGGATAAAACAGTTGTTGGCACTTTTAAGGCAGAAGATGCGGGAGTTGCTGTATCTTTTGCTCAAGCATTAAAAGAGAACTTATCGCTTGGCGCCAATTTAAAATATATTCAACAGAAGATTGCCGATGTCTCAGCTATGGGTGTTGCTGGGGATATTGGACTGATATATAAACCTACGAAATTCTTAAATTGGGGATTTGTTGTGCAAAATATAGGCACAAAGATAAAATTTGTCAATGACGGATTCCCCTTACCGCTAAATTTTAAAACAGGTCTATCATACCAGAATAAAGGTTTGACATTAGCCCTGGATGTTAATAAGGCAATTGATAATGACCCATTAATTTGTCTTGGCGTCGAGTCAAAAATTGGTAATATCCTTGCCTTACGAATGGGATATAGATGGTTTACCAAAGACCAGAAATTAGATTTATATAAAAGTGCACCTGTTGGCATCACCGGTGGATTTGGGTTAGGATTGGGTAATACATATTTCTTAGACTATGCCTATGTGCCTTATGGAGATTTAGGAGATACACACTGTATTGCATTTGTAATGAAGCTAATTCCGATGGAGATACCAGAAGAAGTGATAACTCCACCGGTTCCAGCACCAGTAGTTATTCCTGAAGAAAAACCAGAGGTAAAAGAGGGCAAACCTGCTCCTATACCAGAGATTGTTCCTGAGATAAAACCTGAAGTTAAACCCAAAGAGATTATTCCTGAAAAACCAAAAGAGATTGTGCCTGTAAAACCACCTGAGTTATTACCTGAAGTCAAACTACCAGGAAAAACACCTCCAGAACCTGTTATTCCAAAGAAGCAGGTTATCGTGCTGATGGATGAGGTAGATATCTGGTCAGGTCCCGGTGCTACTTATGATAAGATAACCACCGTCCATAAAGGAACAAAACTTATGTTAATAGATGATTCGAAATGGTATTATAAGGTTTTGCTACCAGATGGAACGATTGGTTGGGTATGTTATGTATTTGTAAGTAAGTAA